The window TGCCGGGCGGCAAGGTGGGCAGCACGCTTAGCGCCGGCCGCTGCTGACCTTGGTGGCGCGGGCGGGGTTGCCGGCGACAAATTCCAGCGTGGGGGAATAGTAAAACGGCAGCCAGGCGTTATAGCCGCTCTCCCACTCCCATTTGACCGGGCAGGGCCACAGCATGTCTTCATGCAGGATGTAATAAATCCACCGCCCGGGCGGACGGCGCGGTTTGCGCATTTTCATAGCGAGTACGACGGCCTGATGACGTGCGATAAGGTGAACTGCTGCATTTTACCGCGATTTGGGTCGCGGGGACAGCCTGCGTTGCCGCGTGAAGCGCCCGCTAAATCTCACCCGGTGATTCGGCGTAAAGTCCGCCGTTTTACTGATCCAGAACATCTTTCTCATTCACCTTATTGATATATTGATTGAAAATCATTCCTATTCAGGAGGAAGGGCCATGGTTAAGTCATTGAATGCGGTGTTCACGCGCCTTTTTGATCGTCCGGACGCCGGCAAGTTGGCGCTCAGACTGACCTTCGGCGGACTGATGCTGTTTCACGGCGTGGCGAAGATTCAGCACGGCGTCGGTTGGATCGCCGGTGCGTTGCAGGATCACGGGCTGCCCGCCTTCATCGCCTACGGCGTGTATGTGGGGGAGATCCTGGCGCCGATACTGATCATTTTGGGGCTGTTCACCCGCCCCGCCGCGCTGGTTTACGCCTTTACGCTAGTGGTGGCGTTTTTGATGGTGGGCACCGGCAAGGTGTTCAGCGTCACCGACGTCGGCGCCTGGGGCATTGAAAACGAGCTGGTGTTCTTTATGGGCGGGCTCGCCATCCTGCTGCTGGGCAGCGGCAAATACGCGATCGCGCGCAATGAAGCCTATCGGTAAGCCGTGCAATCCATAAGGAGGTTCCTGATGGCGAACCTCCTTTTTGCACGCTTAAGGTTGGGTGAGCAGCGTGTTCGCCATGAAAGACAATAAGGCGGTCGATTCGGGGAAGGCCGCGCGATTCTCGGTGACCGCGCGATCAAACCGCCAGTTCATGATGTAAACCACGGGCGCAGTCGGATATTGATTAATAAAATCCCAATACAGTTGAATTTGCGCATGCAGTTGCTGGTCGTTCATTCCTAACGATGCCGTAGAAGGCGGTACCAACACCCACTTTTGTCCGGCTGCGCTTATCGGCGCCAGGCGATTGTAGGTACTCCACATATCCGCCACCGACCAGTTGTAGTTATCCACCCCAACCCAATCTGGCGTGCTTTTGACGTTGGCCGGGCACGCGGTCGCGGGCGCGCCCTGCTGTATTTCACGGATCCACTCGGCGTTGTTGGCATGTCGGTAGGACAAGATGGTGTAGACGGGGATCGCGACCCCGTACTGCTGCATGGCCTGTCGCAGGGTGCAAACATAGCTGGAGTATTGGTAAGCGTCATATTTTCCCCCGGTCTGTAAGGCAGGAACGTCGAACGGCTCATCGATAAAATAAATGGCGCCGGGCTTATATTTGGCTTCGGCGATCTTCTTGACCACCGTCCAGATGGCGTTCCAGGAACCTGCGGCCTGGCAGCTGCTGTTCGAGACCGCCCCAGGGCAGATATCGATAAACGGCGAGCCCGATACCGCCCCCGAACCAGCCTGAATGTTCACGGCGCAGGTGCCACCGGCGCAAACGGGCAGATTGAGACTTGCCAACGTGTGCACCACATTCAGATTGGTCATACTGAAGCCGGTGCCGGTAATCGCCTTAAGCGCCTCTGTGGCGCTGAAAGACGGCGTGGCGGTTTCATAAAAGTCCAGCCAGTCATAGCCGTAATACTTGATATTGGCGTTGGGGCCCGCCGCCAGCGCATTGGCGCCGATCAGGCACCAGCACAACAATGCGAAACGTTTCAACATACTCTTCTCCTTCAAACCCTCGTCGATGTTAGCCAAAGGTGGGCGGCAAACGGCGCCGCCAACCGGAAACACCATCGTGGCACCGGCTATCGGCGGTGGCCCGTCGTTTGCGTTGTGCTACGGCAGAACGAACACAGGTCAGATTTTAGGAATATGTCACGTCGGTTTTCTTGCTGAGCGGCAAGGAGATGCGGGTAAAAAAGAACCGTAGAGGAGCCCGGCGGGAATCGCGCTTCATAAGCTGAACCGCCGACTATCGGTCATCAACTCTCGGCCAGGCGGTATACCGGAACCTTGCGCGTGGTGCCGGTCAGGGTGTCGAAGATCTCCGTTTCCGCCGTCACGATCGCCATGCCGGTTTTTCTTAGCCTGCGCACCTCGGCGGCAATGCGCTGTATGCCGAACCAGAACAGTCCGTCCAACGCCGTGACCCGCAGCCCCTGCTCCAGCGCCAGCTTAAGTCGCTCACGCGGCGCCTTGAGCGCTTTGGCGATTTCCCGGTAAGGCAACGCGTCCACGCCCGACGCCGAAGTGCGGTGAATACGGGTCGACAGGCCGTATTGAAAGGCCTCAGGCACGTCGCTTAAATCGCTTTTCAGGCTGTAAACGCAGCCAAAGCGCTTGCCGTTGAACACCACATTTTTTTGACTGATCGACAACTCATCGCGCAGGCCGGCAATCAGCTGCGGCGCCCGCACCAGCAATAAACGAAACGGCAATTCGAAACTGGTCACATAGTCCACGTTGAGCAGCGCAATGCGCAGACGCTGTTCCGCCCCGGCCTGCGTCTGGCGACACTC of the Serratia marcescens subsp. marcescens ATCC 13880 genome contains:
- a CDS encoding DoxX family protein, which translates into the protein MVKSLNAVFTRLFDRPDAGKLALRLTFGGLMLFHGVAKIQHGVGWIAGALQDHGLPAFIAYGVYVGEILAPILIILGLFTRPAALVYAFTLVVAFLMVGTGKVFSVTDVGAWGIENELVFFMGGLAILLLGSGKYAIARNEAYR
- a CDS encoding helix-turn-helix domain-containing protein, producing the protein MNERIDYHIEKYHFAPLDETPRLARQWSEVLNECRQTQAGAEQRLRIALLNVDYVTSFELPFRLLLVRAPQLIAGLRDELSISQKNVVFNGKRFGCVYSLKSDLSDVPEAFQYGLSTRIHRTSASGVDALPYREIAKALKAPRERLKLALEQGLRVTALDGLFWFGIQRIAAEVRRLRKTGMAIVTAETEIFDTLTGTTRKVPVYRLAES